From a region of the Salvelinus fontinalis isolate EN_2023a chromosome 13, ASM2944872v1, whole genome shotgun sequence genome:
- the fam53c gene encoding LOW QUALITY PROTEIN: protein FAM53C (The sequence of the model RefSeq protein was modified relative to this genomic sequence to represent the inferred CDS: inserted 1 base in 1 codon), whose translation MVTLIVERLRNXILDGNTHQTALNVSLLDPNNLGICWLTDGLMPESSYWQFSPPSKPGLQGVLSSSFPPGPVPLVSPETHLPEGEALHRPLVPSTSVTDLSFPGAPPPPPPPPKRHCRSLSVPEDLSRCRYTWRPSASRVWTPVNRQCHSGGGAGGPCPLRAPSSSLNSSLHSSSSPTFFSLALSPDSPLPWNFPWDPSDTAGGGACCCFFPSPSSCSSSPSPLHPPPPPQRRFSLSPVLIREAAAQFLPPPPVPPQRAAPPPVVPASPSSACSTPSSLRRAIPPQLPRCHSQPCDLLLLKPGLKRRRDPDRPFARPVLDFTKMTQTRSTDPLSCMERGRLASGGDVCMGLEPFWGDFRGSCSPAEGLGRTSIGPLSESDEEGEEGEEEEDPDREECQPSVFERDCTELDLSLIEEN comes from the exons ATGGTCACACTGATCGTCGAGCGTCTGCGGA ATATTCTGGACGGCAACACTCACCAAACGGCTCTCAACGTG TCTCTGCTGGACCCCAACAACCTAGGAATTTGCTGGCTTACAGATGGATTGATGCCTG AGAGCAGTTATTGGCAGTTCAGCCCTCCCTCCAAGCCTGGCCTGCAGGGTGTGCTGAGCTCCAGTTTCCCCCCCGGCCCTGTCCCTTTGGTTTCCCCCGAAACCCACCTCCCAGAGGGGGAAGCCCTGCACCGGCCCCTGGTCCCAAGCACCTCAGTAACGGACCTGTCTTTTCCCGGTGCACCCCCTCCCCCTCCGCCACCCCCGAAACGCCACTGTCGCTCACTGTCCGTGCCAGAGGACCTTTCACGCTGCCGTTACACCTGGCGACCCAGCGCGTCGAGGGTCTGGACACCTGTGAATCGCCAATGCCACAGTGGAGGGGGAGCGGGGGGGCCTTGTCCGCTTCGTGCTCCTAGCTCGTCTCTAAACTCCTCTCTACACTCCTCTTCAAGCCCCACATTCTTTAGCCTTGCTCTTTCCCCTGACTCCCCACTGCCCTGGAATTTCCCATGGGACCCAAGTGACACTGCTGGAGGAGGCGCCTGCTGCTGTTTCTTCCCCTCTCCGTCGTCCtgctcatcctctccctccccgctccaccctccccctcctccgCAGCGACGCTTCTCGCTGTCCCCTGTCCTTATCAGAGAAGCTGCTGCTCAGTTCCTGCCCCCGCCTCCAGTTCCACCCCAACGTGCAGCACCCCCTCCAGTTGTGCCTGCTTcgccctcctctgcctgcagcaCCCCGTCCTCTCTTCGCCGAGCCATCCCCCCTCAGCTCCCACGCTGCCACTCCCAGCCCTGCGACCTGCTTCTTCTCAAACCGGGCCTGAAGCGACGCCGTGACCCAGACAGACCATTTGCCCGGCCAGTACTGGATTTCACCAAGATGACTCAG ACTCGCAGTACCGACCCCTTGAGTTGTATGGAGCGTGGGAGGCTGGCTTCTGGAGGGGACGTTTGCATGGGCCTTGAGCCTTTTTGGGGGGATTTCAGAGGATCATGTTCACCAGCAGAGGGGCTGGGAAGGACGAGCATTGGACCTCTAAGCGAGAGTGAtgaggagggtgaagagggggaggaagaggaggaccctGATCGAGAAGAGTGTCAGCCGAGTGTCTTTGAGAGGGATTGTACAGAACTAGATTTGAGCCTAATTGAAGAAAATTAA